From the genome of Miscanthus floridulus cultivar M001 chromosome 10, ASM1932011v1, whole genome shotgun sequence, one region includes:
- the LOC136489226 gene encoding uncharacterized protein, whose protein sequence is MGVDIHNNRFVPNYTRWIHHGEHHRIREEVVRPLLEEYDADAGMADMMADFHEARFVEGMEVEDDPEETAKAFYTMMEAAQKPLHEKTMVSQLDAISRLIALKSQLGISRDGFDLVLTVLGKLLPDPHTLPKNTYESQRLLRALKMPYEGIQACPKGCVLFRGDHEKATHCPKCKASRFVEVEGSDGKKKQSKIPEMVLRHLPFLQRIQRLYMTEESAKQMTWHKNGKRYSPDKMVHPTDGDAWKHFDDMNPGKAMEARNNHELRQDEKHFTKGVQVTDPIPQVKSPVEVLAEIEALQIDEVNGGFIGYGNDHMWTRILGLTRLPYFKHLLLPHNIDVMHTEKNVAEALWATLMDIGKKSKDNVKARLDVEKICDRPKLVMKTPVPGKRWKRGLADYILKKADRKEVL, encoded by the exons ATGGGAGTAGATATTCACAATAACAGATTCGTtccaaactatacccgctggatccaccatggtgaacacCATCGTAttagggaggaggtggtgagacccctCCTCGAGGAGTATGATGCAGATGCCGGGATGGCAGACATGATGGCAGACTTTCATGAAGCACGGTTTGTTGAAGGAATGGAGGTGGAGGATGATCCAGAggaaaccgcaaaggcgttctacaccatGATGGAGgcggcacagaagccccttcacgagaagacaatggtttcgcaactAGATGCCATTTCACGCCTAATAGCGTTGAAGTCGCAATTGGGCATTAGTCGAGATGGCTTCGATCTCGTGTTGACAGTTCTTGGCAAACTGCTTCCGGATCCTCACACCCTGCCGAAGAACACGTACGAGTCACagagactccttcgtgcacttaagatgccgtatgaggggatccaagcttgtccgaaggggtgcgtcctattcagGGGAGACCACGAGAAAGCAacacactgtccaaagtgcaaagcctctaggtttgtggaggtagaaggcagtgatggcaagaagaaacagTCTAAGATCCCCGAGATGGTCttacggcaccttcctttcctacagaggatccaacggctatacatgacagaggagtccgcgaaacaaatgacgtggcacaagaatggcaaaagatacagtcctgacaagatggtacacccaacGGATGGTGATGCATGGAAGCACTTCGATGACATGAATCCTGGCAAGGCTatggaggctcggaat AACCATGAATTGAGACAAGATGAAAagcacttcacgaaaggtgttcaAGTCACCGACCCCATTCCTCAGGTTAAGAGCCCTGTCGAGGTCCTTGCCGAGATAGAGGCTCTCCAAATTGATGAAGTCAAcggtggttttattggatatggtaACGACCACATGTGGACTCGTATAttgggcttgactaggctcccgtACTTCAagcaccttcttcttccacacaacatcgatgtaatgcacacagaaaagaatgtcgccgaggcactctgggcaacactcatggacattggtaaaaagtcaaaggacaacgttaaggctagactagACGTGGAAAAGATTtgtgatagaccaaagctagtgaTGAAGACCCCTGTGCCAGGCAAGAGATGGAAAAGGGGCCTGGCCGATTACATCCTGAAAAAGGCTGATAGGAAGGAAGTACTGTAG
- the LOC136489227 gene encoding uncharacterized protein, translated as MENGTTKFHGGEEEKGSLGSAGRSSGRGSRGCGAGGGAQAAGRLLAGASEEGARQPGMRGGRGSSGRWPAARGRVGGRGVAAKDAGRARELGPPAGCSRAHRRKGRRQREGGGRRSGGSAREE; from the coding sequence ATGGAGAACGGGACCACGAAATTCCACGGTGGCGAGGAGGAGAAGGGATCTCTGGGCAGCGCGGGGCGGAGCTCGGGGCGCGGCAGCCGGGGATGCGGGGCGGGCGGGGGAGCTCAGGCCGCCGGCCGGCTGCTCGCGGGCGCGTCGGAGGAAGGGGCGCGGCAGCCGGGGATGCGGGGCGGGCGGGGGAGCTCGGGCCGCTGGCCGGCTGCTCGCGGGCGCGTCGGAGGAAGGGGCGTGGCAGCCAAGGATGCGGGGCGGGCGAGGGAGCTCGGGCCGCCGGCCGGCTGCTCGCGGGCGCATCGGAGGAAGGGGCGGCGGCAGCGGGAGGGCGGCGGCAGGCGTAGCGGCGGCAGCGCGAGGGAGGAGTGA